A section of the Serratia liquefaciens ATCC 27592 genome encodes:
- a CDS encoding pyridoxal phosphate-dependent decarboxylase family protein: MSRLNPILAASAQSTEAYQQAIEQSSQAVVQWLQQPEMYQGKTVAELRERIKLDFTPQGLGNQVAIERAIEYFLKDSLSVHHPQCVAHLHCPSLVISQAAEVLINATNQSMDSWDQSPSATLIEMKLIEWLRTQVGYQPGDAGVFTSGGTQSNLMGLMLARDAFFAKQGHSVQQDGLVGNLRKIKVLCSENAHFSVQKNMALLGLGYQSVTLVKTDQFARMDLNDLAEKLAQAKANGEQILAIVATAGTTDAGAIDPLRGIAQLAAEHQIWVHVDAAWGGALLLSEKYRDYLDGIELVDSVTLDFHKQFFQTISCGAFLLKEARHYELMRYQAAYLNSEFDEAQGVPNLVSKSLQTTRRFDALKLWMGLEALGQEQYAAIIDHGVTLAQQVAHYIGDRPALELVMQPQLASVLFRYRPQQLAAAGDAAVALLNQRIGDALLESGRANVGVTEFNGVTCLKMTLLNPTVSLDDIKVLLALVEETAQQLPAA, encoded by the coding sequence ATGTCCCGGTTAAACCCGATTCTGGCCGCTTCTGCGCAAAGCACAGAGGCGTACCAGCAAGCGATCGAACAGAGCAGTCAGGCCGTGGTGCAGTGGCTGCAACAACCCGAGATGTATCAGGGGAAAACCGTTGCCGAGCTGCGTGAACGCATCAAGCTTGATTTTACCCCTCAGGGCCTGGGCAACCAGGTCGCTATCGAACGCGCCATTGAGTATTTTTTAAAAGACAGCCTGTCGGTGCATCATCCGCAGTGCGTCGCGCATTTGCATTGCCCTAGCCTGGTGATCAGCCAGGCTGCCGAAGTGTTGATCAACGCCACTAACCAGAGCATGGACTCTTGGGATCAAAGCCCGTCAGCGACCCTCATCGAGATGAAGCTGATTGAATGGTTGCGTACCCAGGTAGGTTACCAACCTGGCGACGCTGGGGTGTTCACCAGTGGCGGTACCCAGAGCAACCTGATGGGGCTGATGTTGGCGCGCGACGCCTTCTTCGCCAAACAGGGCCACTCTGTGCAGCAGGATGGCCTGGTTGGTAATCTGAGAAAGATTAAAGTGTTATGTTCTGAAAATGCCCACTTCTCGGTGCAAAAGAACATGGCTTTACTCGGCCTGGGTTACCAATCCGTGACGCTGGTGAAAACCGATCAATTCGCACGTATGGATCTGAACGATTTGGCCGAAAAACTGGCGCAGGCCAAGGCCAATGGCGAGCAGATCCTGGCGATCGTCGCCACCGCAGGTACCACGGATGCCGGGGCTATCGACCCGCTGCGCGGCATTGCGCAATTGGCGGCGGAACATCAGATCTGGGTGCATGTCGATGCGGCCTGGGGCGGCGCTTTGCTGCTTTCCGAGAAGTACCGCGACTATCTGGATGGCATTGAATTGGTGGACTCCGTCACCCTGGACTTCCACAAACAATTCTTCCAGACCATCAGCTGCGGTGCTTTCTTGCTGAAAGAAGCCCGTCACTATGAACTGATGCGTTATCAGGCGGCCTACCTGAACTCCGAGTTCGACGAAGCTCAGGGCGTGCCTAACCTGGTGTCCAAATCCTTGCAGACCACCCGCCGTTTTGATGCGTTGAAACTGTGGATGGGCCTGGAAGCTTTGGGGCAGGAGCAATATGCGGCGATCATCGATCATGGCGTAACGCTGGCGCAACAGGTGGCTCACTACATCGGCGATCGGCCGGCGCTGGAACTGGTCATGCAGCCGCAGCTGGCCAGCGTGCTGTTCCGCTATCGTCCGCAGCAGTTAGCCGCCGCCGGCGATGCCGCCGTGGCATTGCTGAACCAACGGATCGGCGATGCGTTGCTGGAATCTGGCCGCGCCAACGTCGGGGTCACCGAGTTTAACGGCGTGACCTGCCTGAAAATGACGTTGTTGAACCCTACGGTCAGCCTGGACGATATCAAAGTCCTGCTGGCGCTGGTGGAAGAAACCGCGCAGCAGTTGCCTGCCGCCTAA
- a CDS encoding diaminobutyrate--2-oxoglutarate transaminase yields MTDKVRIDNFGVNLENVNNETYLARQAEFESNVRSYPRKLPLAIAKAQGVWITDVENNQYLDCLAGAGTLALGHNHPDVLQSIQNVITSGLPLHTLDLTTPLKDEFSAYLLSLLPGQGQEYCLQFCGPSGADAVEAALKLAKKHTGRTGVISFSGGYHGMTHGALAVTGNLSPKEAINGMMPEVQFMPYPHEYRCPLGIGGEAGVKALTYYFENLINDVESGVRKPAAVILEAVQGEGGVNPAPVEWLQRIRKVTQEHGILLIIDEVQAGFARTGKLFAFEHAGIEPDIIVMSKAVGGGLPLAVLGIKKQFDAWEPGHHTGTFRGNQLAMATGLTTLQHLKDNQVAEKVAAQGEWLKAKLAELQKRYPVIGHVRGLGLMIGLEIVKPNEAQDHMGCYPADGQLSALLQKKCFEAGLILERGGRNGCVLRLLPSLLITNDELAIFLDKFEQALLAAGIKPVDVE; encoded by the coding sequence ATGACGGATAAAGTCCGTATTGATAATTTCGGTGTGAATTTAGAAAATGTAAATAACGAAACATATTTGGCGCGACAAGCTGAATTTGAATCGAATGTCAGGAGTTACCCCCGTAAATTGCCGTTGGCAATTGCGAAAGCCCAAGGCGTTTGGATCACTGATGTTGAGAATAATCAATATCTTGATTGCCTGGCTGGTGCGGGTACGCTGGCTCTGGGTCATAACCATCCTGACGTCCTCCAAAGCATCCAAAATGTCATTACCAGCGGCTTGCCGTTACATACCCTCGATCTTACAACACCGTTGAAAGATGAGTTTTCTGCCTATTTACTCTCTTTATTACCAGGTCAAGGCCAGGAATACTGCCTGCAGTTCTGTGGCCCTTCGGGCGCAGATGCGGTAGAAGCCGCACTGAAACTGGCGAAAAAGCATACCGGCCGTACCGGCGTGATCAGCTTCTCCGGCGGTTACCACGGCATGACCCATGGCGCACTGGCGGTCACGGGCAACCTGTCGCCAAAAGAAGCCATTAACGGCATGATGCCGGAAGTCCAGTTTATGCCTTACCCGCACGAATACCGCTGCCCGCTCGGCATCGGTGGCGAAGCCGGGGTCAAAGCGCTGACTTACTATTTCGAAAACCTGATCAATGACGTCGAAAGCGGCGTGCGCAAACCTGCGGCGGTCATTCTGGAAGCCGTTCAGGGCGAAGGCGGCGTTAACCCGGCCCCGGTCGAGTGGCTGCAGCGTATTCGCAAAGTCACGCAGGAACACGGCATTTTGCTGATCATCGACGAAGTTCAGGCTGGTTTTGCCCGTACCGGCAAACTGTTCGCCTTCGAACACGCCGGTATTGAGCCGGACATCATCGTGATGTCCAAAGCGGTTGGCGGCGGTTTGCCTCTGGCAGTATTGGGTATCAAGAAACAGTTCGACGCCTGGGAGCCTGGCCACCATACCGGTACTTTCCGCGGCAACCAACTGGCGATGGCTACCGGCCTGACCACCCTGCAACACCTCAAAGATAATCAGGTGGCCGAAAAGGTTGCTGCGCAAGGCGAATGGCTGAAAGCCAAGCTGGCCGAGCTGCAAAAACGTTATCCGGTGATTGGTCACGTGCGTGGTCTGGGTCTGATGATCGGTTTGGAAATTGTGAAACCGAACGAAGCGCAGGATCACATGGGTTGCTACCCGGCTGACGGCCAGCTCTCTGCCCTGTTGCAGAAGAAATGCTTCGAAGCCGGCCTGATCCTGGAGCGCGGCGGCCGTAACGGCTGCGTGCTGCGTCTGCTGCCTTCCCTGCTGATCACTAACGACGAACTGGCTATCTTCCTGGATAAATTTGAACAGGCCCTGTTAGCTGCCGGCATCAAGCCGGTGGATGTGGAGTGA
- a CDS encoding SDR family NAD(P)-dependent oxidoreductase, whose amino-acid sequence MTTTVLITGANRGLGHETARRLAGCGWHVVLGARDPLRGEQAIQELAQQGLHAELLIIDVISEESVRQAAADFSKVHDRLDVLINNAGVSGPWGHPRETCAVALTEIYQTQVFGVVRMMQAFLPLLQAAANPRVVMVSSSLGSFHTMTGKSGTFESRILQLAYPSSKAALNMLVTQYAKALPKIKINAVNPGFTQTDLNPLGCQTITEGTDAIVALASIANDGPTGGFFDRHGEIPW is encoded by the coding sequence ATGACAACCACCGTATTGATTACGGGTGCCAACAGGGGCCTGGGTCATGAAACCGCCCGGCGTCTTGCCGGGTGCGGGTGGCACGTAGTCCTCGGCGCGCGGGATCCCCTGCGCGGCGAACAGGCCATTCAAGAGCTGGCGCAGCAGGGCCTGCATGCAGAATTGCTGATCATCGATGTGATTTCCGAGGAGTCAGTGCGTCAGGCGGCGGCGGATTTCAGCAAGGTGCACGATCGCCTAGATGTTCTGATCAATAACGCCGGCGTTTCTGGCCCCTGGGGACACCCAAGGGAAACCTGCGCCGTAGCCCTGACGGAAATCTACCAAACCCAGGTTTTTGGCGTAGTTCGCATGATGCAGGCCTTTCTCCCCCTGCTGCAAGCCGCCGCCAACCCCAGAGTGGTGATGGTGTCCAGCTCGCTGGGCTCGTTTCATACCATGACCGGCAAAAGCGGCACCTTCGAGTCCAGAATATTGCAACTGGCCTATCCCTCTTCAAAAGCGGCGCTCAACATGCTGGTAACGCAATACGCCAAGGCGTTGCCGAAAATCAAGATTAACGCCGTTAACCCGGGCTTTACCCAAACCGATCTCAACCCTCTGGGTTGCCAGACGATAACCGAGGGTACTGATGCGATCGTGGCCCTGGCCTCAATCGCAAACGATGGCCCAACGGGAGGATTTTTTGATCGTCATGGCGAAATTCCCTGGTAA
- a CDS encoding GMC family oxidoreductase, with the protein MKQDKLQTDAGRRRFIAASLAMSAAAALPFSGYARQPAPRSTGTGSDDKKYDYIIIGAGSAGSVVTRRLVDAGLKVLLLEAGPRDDMPAIHNPPEAMALWHSAVDWGFSTQPQIYAGKQDIYWPRGKTLGGSSAINGMMYVRGLPSDYDNWAAMGATGWSWKDVLPYFRKAENCNIDGLSNLHATGGLLQVSRPAMTPLAHAFVEAGQQAGLRLVQDYNNGQDSTGVSFPQYTMTPDGKRASAWVCYGDAIRGADNLSVITEARVLKLLNQGDHITGVHFVHRGTDYRIEARHEVLLCAGSLMSPSILLHSGIGPAEQLEKMGIKTLVNLPGVGENLHDHLVCPMVWSSPQPVAVGLASGIEAQIFHKSAPELSAPDTQSLLFTMPFMPGVAQGYTVTPGLVAPKSRGRLWLNSRDPLQAPLMDPRVYSENEDLEVMTDKALLLREVMKQTALAPWRGKEMGMEGVNNRDKMRDYIRRMTASYHHQVGTARMGTDNMAVVDPQLRVHGLSGLRVIDASVMPVIPTGNTNAPSIMIGEKAADMILSSKA; encoded by the coding sequence ATGAAACAAGATAAACTACAGACCGACGCCGGCCGCCGTCGGTTCATTGCCGCCAGTCTGGCAATGAGCGCTGCAGCCGCACTGCCTTTCTCCGGCTATGCCCGCCAGCCGGCCCCTCGCAGCACCGGGACCGGAAGCGACGACAAAAAATACGACTACATTATAATCGGCGCCGGTTCGGCCGGCTCGGTGGTGACCCGTCGGCTGGTTGATGCCGGATTAAAGGTCCTGCTGCTGGAAGCCGGGCCACGCGACGATATGCCGGCCATTCATAACCCGCCGGAAGCCATGGCGCTGTGGCATTCCGCCGTTGACTGGGGTTTTTCGACTCAACCGCAGATTTACGCCGGCAAACAGGATATTTACTGGCCGCGCGGCAAGACCCTGGGCGGTTCCAGCGCTATTAACGGCATGATGTACGTTCGTGGTCTGCCCTCCGATTACGACAACTGGGCGGCGATGGGGGCCACCGGCTGGAGCTGGAAGGACGTGCTGCCTTATTTCCGCAAAGCGGAAAACTGCAATATCGATGGCTTGTCTAACCTGCATGCTACCGGAGGGCTGCTGCAGGTATCTCGTCCCGCCATGACGCCATTGGCCCACGCCTTTGTTGAGGCCGGACAACAGGCCGGATTGCGGCTGGTGCAGGATTACAACAACGGCCAGGATTCCACCGGCGTCAGTTTCCCGCAGTACACCATGACGCCAGACGGCAAACGGGCCAGCGCCTGGGTCTGTTACGGCGATGCCATTCGCGGAGCGGATAACCTGTCGGTGATCACCGAAGCTCGGGTATTGAAGCTGCTTAACCAGGGCGATCACATTACCGGCGTGCACTTTGTACATCGTGGCACCGATTATCGCATCGAGGCCCGTCATGAGGTGCTGCTGTGCGCAGGTTCACTGATGAGCCCTTCCATTCTGCTGCACTCCGGTATCGGCCCGGCCGAGCAGCTGGAGAAAATGGGCATTAAGACCCTGGTCAACCTGCCAGGCGTGGGTGAAAACCTGCACGATCATCTGGTGTGTCCTATGGTTTGGTCTTCGCCGCAGCCGGTGGCTGTCGGTCTGGCCTCCGGCATTGAAGCGCAGATTTTCCATAAGTCAGCCCCGGAGCTTTCCGCGCCGGACACCCAGTCCCTGCTGTTCACCATGCCGTTCATGCCGGGCGTCGCTCAGGGTTACACTGTCACTCCCGGTCTGGTCGCACCGAAAAGTCGTGGCCGTCTCTGGCTCAACTCACGTGACCCGCTGCAAGCCCCACTGATGGATCCGCGAGTCTATTCTGAAAACGAAGATCTTGAGGTCATGACCGACAAGGCCCTGCTGTTGCGCGAAGTGATGAAGCAAACCGCATTGGCACCGTGGCGCGGCAAAGAGATGGGCATGGAGGGTGTGAATAACCGCGATAAAATGCGCGATTACATTCGCCGAATGACGGCTTCCTACCACCATCAGGTCGGTACGGCGCGCATGGGGACCGACAACATGGCAGTGGTTGATCCGCAATTGCGCGTGCACGGTCTGTCTGGTCTGCGCGTGATCGACGCCTCGGTGATGCCGGTCATTCCTACCGGCAACACCAATGCTCCCAGCATTATGATCGGTGAAAAAGCCGCAGACATGATTTTGTCGAGTAAGGCATAA
- a CDS encoding aldehyde dehydrogenase family protein — translation MSSQTKTFEQWQQQANALQIEGRAYIDGQYQDSADGATFADISPIDGRLLAAVADCDAATVDRAVAAAARTFASGIWRDQSPVQRKNALLRLADLVGQHQEELALLESLDTGKTIHESLDMDMQDVQIALRYYAEAIDKIAGEIAPTSDSFHGMITYQALGVVAVMTPWNNPLMIACWKIAPALAMGNSVVFKPSEKAPLTGIRLAQLAQQAGIPDGVFNVVTGGAQVGQALALHPTVRVMAFTGSTQVAKQLLIYAGQSNMKRTYLEGGGKNAHIIFADTPDLARAARFAALGFCANQGAVCASGTRLLVQSSIKEQFVALLIEEVNRWQPGHPLDPATMMGPMIDARHQANVLRYVDSARDEGASIVCGGHADDSVVQGGHFFWPTVIDNATPTMTASQNEIFGPVASVIAFEDEADAIRLANDSEYGLTAGFWTPDIAKVHRVARQLEAGTVWVNHFLTRDILSPFGGFKQSGIGRDLSLHAMRQYGEMKATWIALKDVDAH, via the coding sequence ATGAGTAGCCAGACGAAAACCTTTGAACAATGGCAGCAGCAGGCAAACGCACTGCAGATCGAAGGGCGTGCCTATATCGACGGTCAGTATCAGGACTCTGCCGACGGTGCCACTTTTGCCGATATCAGCCCGATCGACGGTCGGCTGCTAGCGGCGGTTGCCGACTGCGACGCCGCCACCGTAGATCGAGCCGTTGCGGCGGCGGCCCGAACATTTGCATCTGGAATTTGGCGCGACCAATCGCCGGTACAGCGCAAAAACGCCCTGCTGCGCCTGGCCGATTTGGTCGGTCAGCATCAAGAGGAACTGGCGCTGCTGGAAAGCCTGGACACCGGCAAAACCATCCATGAGTCGCTGGATATGGATATGCAGGACGTGCAGATCGCACTGCGTTATTACGCCGAGGCGATCGACAAGATTGCCGGCGAAATCGCCCCTACCAGCGACAGCTTCCACGGCATGATCACCTACCAGGCCTTGGGTGTGGTAGCGGTGATGACGCCGTGGAACAACCCGCTGATGATTGCCTGCTGGAAGATTGCGCCGGCGCTGGCGATGGGTAACTCGGTGGTGTTCAAACCTTCTGAAAAAGCACCGTTAACCGGCATCCGCCTGGCGCAGCTGGCGCAACAGGCCGGTATCCCCGATGGCGTATTCAACGTGGTGACCGGCGGGGCTCAGGTCGGACAGGCACTGGCGCTGCACCCCACCGTGCGGGTGATGGCCTTTACCGGCTCCACCCAGGTGGCCAAACAGCTGCTGATTTATGCCGGCCAGTCCAACATGAAACGCACCTACCTCGAAGGCGGCGGTAAGAACGCGCATATCATTTTTGCCGATACGCCAGATTTGGCACGTGCAGCACGTTTTGCCGCCTTGGGCTTTTGCGCCAATCAGGGGGCGGTCTGCGCCTCAGGGACCCGCCTGCTGGTGCAGTCATCCATCAAGGAGCAGTTTGTCGCGCTGCTGATTGAAGAAGTGAACCGCTGGCAGCCAGGGCATCCACTCGATCCCGCAACCATGATGGGGCCAATGATTGATGCCAGGCATCAGGCCAATGTCCTGCGTTATGTCGACTCCGCGCGTGATGAAGGCGCCAGCATCGTCTGTGGTGGCCATGCGGACGACAGCGTCGTCCAGGGCGGGCATTTCTTCTGGCCAACGGTTATCGACAACGCCACCCCGACCATGACCGCCTCGCAAAACGAAATCTTCGGCCCGGTCGCTTCGGTCATCGCGTTTGAAGACGAAGCAGACGCCATCCGGTTGGCAAATGACAGCGAATACGGCTTAACCGCCGGCTTCTGGACGCCGGATATCGCCAAAGTTCACCGCGTTGCCCGCCAACTGGAGGCAGGAACCGTCTGGGTCAATCACTTCCTGACCCGCGATATTCTCTCGCCTTTCGGCGGTTTCAAACAGTCAGGCATCGGCCGCGACCTGTCGTTACATGCGATGCGGCAATACGGCGAAATGAAAGCCACCTGGATTGCTCTGAAAGACGTCGACGCTCACTAA